A part of Escherichia marmotae genomic DNA contains:
- the livH gene encoding high-affinity branched-chain amino acid ABC transporter permease LivH translates to MSEQFLYFLQQMFNGVTLGSTYALIAIGYTMVYGIIGMINFAHGEVYMIGSYVSFMIIAALMMMGIDTGWLLVAAGFVGAIVIASAYGWSIERVAYRPVRNSKRLIALISAIGMSIFLQNYVSLTEGSRDVALPSLFNGQWIVGHSENFSASITTMQAVIWIVTFLAMLALTIFIRYSRMGRACRACAEDLKMSSLLGINTDRVIALTFVIGAAMAAVAGVLLGQFYGVINPYIGFMAGMKAFTAAVLGGIGSIPGAMIGGLILGIAEALSSAYLSTEYKDVVSFALLILVLLVMPTGILGRPEVEKV, encoded by the coding sequence ATGTCTGAGCAGTTTTTGTATTTCTTGCAGCAGATGTTTAACGGCGTCACGCTGGGCAGTACTTACGCGCTGATTGCCATCGGCTACACCATGGTTTACGGCATTATCGGCATGATCAACTTCGCCCACGGCGAGGTTTATATGATCGGCAGCTACGTCTCGTTTATGATCATCGCTGCGCTGATGATGATGGGCATTGATACCGGCTGGCTGCTGGTGGCGGCGGGATTCGTCGGTGCAATAGTCATTGCCAGCGCTTACGGCTGGAGTATCGAACGGGTAGCGTATCGCCCGGTGCGTAACTCTAAACGTCTGATTGCCCTTATTTCCGCGATTGGCATGTCTATCTTCCTGCAAAACTACGTCAGCCTGACCGAAGGTTCGCGCGACGTGGCGCTGCCCAGCCTGTTTAACGGTCAGTGGATAGTGGGTCATAGCGAAAACTTCTCTGCGTCTATTACCACCATGCAGGCGGTGATCTGGATTGTCACCTTCCTCGCCATGCTGGCGCTGACGATTTTCATTCGCTATTCCCGTATGGGACGCGCGTGTCGTGCCTGCGCGGAAGATCTGAAAATGTCGAGTCTGCTTGGCATTAACACTGACCGGGTGATTGCGCTGACCTTTGTGATTGGCGCAGCGATGGCGGCGGTGGCAGGCGTTCTGCTCGGTCAGTTCTACGGCGTGATTAACCCCTATATTGGCTTTATGGCCGGGATGAAAGCCTTTACTGCTGCGGTACTCGGCGGGATTGGTAGCATTCCGGGGGCGATGATTGGCGGGCTGATCCTGGGGATTGCGGAGGCGCTCTCTTCTGCCTATCTGAGTACGGAATATAAAGATGTGGTTTCATTCGCTTTGCTGATTCTGGTGTTGCTGGTGATGCCGACCGGTATTCTGGGGCGTCCGGAGGTAGAGAAAGTATGA
- the livM gene encoding branched chain amino acid ABC transporter permease LivM, with the protein MKPMHIAMALLSAAMFFVLAGVFMGVQLELNGTKLVVDTASDVRWEWVFIGTAVVFFFQLVRPAFQKGLKSVSGPKFILPAIDGSTVKQKLFLVALLVIAVAWPFMVSRGTVDIATLTMIYIILGLGLNVVVGLSGLLVLGYGGFYAIGAYTFALLNHYYGLGFWTCLPIAGLMAAAAGFLLGFPVLRLRGDYLAIVTLGFGEIVRILLLNNTEVTGGPNGISQIPKPTFFGLEFSRTAREGGWDTFSNFFGLKYDPSDRVIFLYLVALLLVVFSLFVINRLLRMPLGRAWEALREDEIACRSLGLSPRRIKLTAFTISAAFAGFAGTLFAARQGFVSPESFTFAESAFVLAIVVLGGMGSQFAVILAAVLLVVSRELMRDFNEYSMLMLGGLMVLMMIWRPQGLLPMTRPQLKLKNGEAKGEQA; encoded by the coding sequence ATGAAACCGATGCATATTGCAATGGCGCTGCTCTCTGCCGCCATGTTCTTTGTCCTGGCGGGCGTCTTTATGGGCGTGCAACTGGAGCTGAACGGCACCAAACTGGTGGTCGACACGGCTTCGGATGTCCGTTGGGAATGGGTGTTTATCGGCACGGCGGTGGTCTTTTTCTTTCAGCTTGTGCGACCTGCTTTCCAGAAAGGGTTGAAAAGCGTTTCCGGGCCGAAGTTCATCCTGCCAGCGATTGATGGTTCCACGGTGAAACAGAAGCTGTTCCTCGTGGCGCTGCTGGTGATTGCGGTGGCGTGGCCGTTTATGGTGTCGCGAGGGACGGTGGATATCGCCACTCTGACCATGATCTATATTATCCTCGGCCTCGGGTTGAACGTGGTGGTAGGGCTTTCCGGCCTGCTGGTGCTCGGTTATGGCGGATTTTACGCCATTGGTGCTTACACCTTTGCGCTGCTCAATCACTATTATGGTCTTGGCTTCTGGACCTGTCTGCCGATTGCCGGTCTGATGGCAGCGGCGGCGGGCTTCCTGCTCGGTTTCCCGGTGTTGCGTCTGCGCGGTGATTATCTGGCGATCGTTACTCTCGGCTTCGGTGAAATTGTGCGTATTTTGCTGCTCAATAATACTGAAGTTACCGGCGGTCCGAACGGCATCAGCCAGATCCCTAAACCGACCTTTTTTGGCCTCGAGTTCAGTCGTACTGCCCGTGAAGGCGGCTGGGATACCTTCAGTAATTTCTTTGGCCTGAAATACGATCCGTCCGATCGCGTCATCTTTCTCTACCTGGTGGCCTTGTTGCTGGTGGTGTTTTCCTTATTCGTCATTAATCGCCTGCTGCGGATGCCGCTGGGTCGCGCATGGGAAGCGTTGCGTGAAGATGAAATCGCCTGTCGTTCGCTGGGTTTAAGCCCGCGCCGTATCAAGCTGACAGCCTTTACCATCAGCGCCGCGTTTGCGGGTTTCGCCGGAACGCTGTTTGCTGCGCGCCAGGGCTTTGTCAGCCCGGAATCCTTCACCTTTGCCGAATCGGCATTTGTGCTGGCAATTGTGGTGCTCGGTGGCATGGGGTCACAGTTTGCGGTGATTCTGGCGGCAGTTCTGCTGGTGGTGTCGCGCGAGTTGATGCGTGATTTCAACGAATACAGCATGTTGATGCTCGGTGGCCTGATGGTGCTGATGATGATCTGGCGTCCACAGGGCTTGCTGCCCATGACACGCCCGCAACTGAAGCTGAAGAACGGCGAAGCGAAAGGAGAGCAGGCATGA
- the livK gene encoding high-affinity branched-chain amino acid ABC transporter substrate-binding protein LivK, translating into MKRNAKTIIAGMIALAISHTALADDIKVAVVGAMSGPVAQWGDMEFNGARQAIKDINAKGGIKGDKLVGVEYDDACDPKQAVAVANKIVNDGIKYVIGHLCSSSTQPASDIYEDEGILMISPGATNPELTQRGYQHIMRTAGLGSSQGPTAAKYIVETVKPERIAIIHDKQQYGEGLARSVQDALKAANANIVFFDGITAGEKDFSALVARLKKENIDFVYYGGYYPEMGQMLRQARSVGLKTQFMGPEGVGNASLSNIAGDAAEGMLVTMPKRYDQDPANQGIVDALKADKKDPTGPYVWITYAAVQSLATALERTGSDEPLALVKDLKANGANTVIGPLNWDEKGDLKGFDFGVFQWHADGSSTAAK; encoded by the coding sequence ATGAAACGGAATGCGAAAACTATCATCGCAGGGATGATTGCACTGGCAATATCACACACCGCGTTGGCCGACGATATTAAAGTTGCCGTTGTCGGCGCGATGTCTGGCCCGGTTGCCCAGTGGGGCGATATGGAATTTAACGGTGCTCGCCAGGCAATCAAAGACATTAACGCGAAAGGAGGAATTAAAGGCGATAAGCTGGTTGGCGTGGAATATGACGACGCCTGCGATCCGAAACAAGCCGTTGCGGTCGCCAACAAAATCGTTAACGACGGCATTAAATACGTTATTGGTCATCTCTGTTCCTCCTCTACCCAGCCGGCGTCGGACATCTATGAAGACGAAGGTATTCTGATGATCTCGCCGGGGGCGACCAACCCGGAACTGACTCAACGCGGTTATCAACACATCATGCGCACTGCCGGGCTGGGCTCCTCCCAGGGGCCGACTGCCGCGAAATACATTGTTGAGACGGTGAAACCCGAGCGCATCGCCATTATTCACGACAAACAACAGTATGGCGAAGGGCTGGCGCGTTCGGTGCAGGACGCGTTGAAAGCGGCTAATGCCAATATCGTCTTCTTCGACGGCATTACTGCTGGCGAGAAAGATTTCTCCGCGCTGGTTGCCCGCCTGAAAAAAGAAAACATCGACTTCGTTTACTACGGCGGTTACTACCCGGAAATGGGGCAGATGCTGCGCCAGGCTCGTTCCGTCGGCCTGAAAACCCAGTTTATGGGGCCGGAAGGTGTCGGTAACGCGTCGCTGTCGAACATTGCCGGTGATGCTGCCGAAGGTATGTTGGTCACCATGCCAAAACGCTATGACCAGGACCCGGCAAACCAGGGCATTGTTGATGCGCTGAAAGCCGACAAGAAAGATCCAACCGGTCCCTATGTCTGGATTACCTACGCAGCGGTGCAATCTCTGGCGACTGCCCTTGAGCGTACCGGCAGCGATGAACCGCTGGCGTTGGTGAAAGATTTAAAAGCTAACGGTGCTAATACCGTGATTGGGCCGCTGAACTGGGATGAAAAAGGCGATCTGAAGGGATTTGATTTTGGTGTCTTCCAGTGGCACGCCGACGGTTCTTCCACGGCAGCCAAGTAA
- the panM gene encoding aspartate 1-decarboxylase autocleavage activator PanM — MKLTIIRLENFSDQDRIDLQKIWPEYSPASLQVDDNHRIYAARFNERLLAAVRVTLSGTQGALDSLRVREVTRRRGVGQYLLEEVLRNNPGVSCWWMADAGVEDRSVMAAFMQALGFKEQPGGWEKH, encoded by the coding sequence ATGAAGCTGACCATCATTCGATTAGAAAATTTTAGCGACCAGGACCGGATTGACCTGCAAAAGATCTGGCCGGAGTATTCCCCTGCGTCTTTACAGGTTGACGATAACCACCGTATCTACGCCGCGCGTTTTAACGAGCGCCTGCTTGCTGCCGTGCGAGTAACCTTAAGCGGCACTCAGGGGGCACTGGATTCCCTACGCGTGCGGGAAGTCACCCGCCGACGCGGTGTGGGGCAATATCTGCTGGAAGAGGTGTTACGTAACAATCCTGGCGTTTCATGCTGGTGGATGGCGGATGCCGGTGTGGAAGATCGCAGCGTGATGGCGGCGTTTATGCAGGCGTTGGGATTTAAGGAACAACCGGGCGGCTGGGAAAAGCATTAA